The following coding sequences are from one Bradyrhizobium sp. 200 window:
- a CDS encoding uridylate kinase has protein sequence MTVTIMKFGGSSFRRADCYRSVSAHIMDRLATDADQVVVVVSAMYGVTESLKALALAVNDRCDSAALDTVLTTGEMVSVGLLEAALERYSVPVSTLFGYSLGFRTSSGFNRACIENIDEVPLRKALQASRVVIVAGAQGADESGRITMLGRNSSDLTAVVVADVVGSSSCEIYSDVCGIYTSDPHLVKGARLVREISYASVSRMARCGARVLHYGAAEYASTCGIVISCKSLAPQENVGTLVGDLGNAATVVINPSAKRIKLSSSSEQQAVLALLDALDITWIDVDEDVGSEVYLSHDVDFALKAFAQKGIRPLDVSNRVLVTEINKDRQRSHEFLDLDSAVTYARRAHETIYPSEEQSDVSL, from the coding sequence ATGACAGTCACAATCATGAAGTTCGGCGGATCTTCGTTTCGCCGAGCGGACTGCTATCGTTCTGTTTCTGCCCACATAATGGACAGACTTGCTACTGATGCAGACCAAGTCGTTGTTGTTGTTAGTGCGATGTACGGGGTAACGGAGTCCCTAAAAGCGCTGGCGTTAGCCGTAAATGACCGATGCGATAGTGCAGCATTAGATACTGTGCTCACGACAGGGGAAATGGTTTCCGTTGGATTACTTGAGGCTGCGTTGGAGAGATATTCGGTTCCGGTATCAACGCTCTTTGGTTATTCGTTGGGGTTCCGAACATCCTCGGGATTTAATCGAGCATGCATCGAGAATATTGACGAGGTGCCGCTTCGTAAGGCGCTGCAGGCAAGCCGAGTGGTAATAGTAGCCGGTGCCCAGGGCGCGGATGAGAGCGGGCGCATCACAATGCTTGGCCGTAATAGCTCGGATTTAACCGCAGTGGTCGTGGCCGACGTTGTGGGAAGTAGTTCGTGTGAGATCTATTCGGACGTTTGCGGCATCTACACATCCGACCCGCACCTAGTGAAGGGAGCGAGGCTGGTCCGGGAAATTTCCTATGCTAGTGTCAGTCGCATGGCGCGATGCGGCGCTAGAGTACTTCACTATGGAGCCGCTGAATACGCTTCTACCTGCGGAATTGTGATCTCTTGTAAATCGTTGGCACCGCAGGAGAATGTCGGAACGCTTGTGGGTGACTTGGGAAACGCTGCAACTGTTGTAATCAATCCATCAGCAAAACGAATAAAGTTAAGTAGTTCTTCTGAACAGCAGGCAGTGCTAGCTCTCCTGGATGCACTCGACATCACATGGATCGACGTGGATGAGGATGTAGGGTCTGAGGTTTATTTGAGCCATGACGTAGATTTTGCTCTCAAAGCGTTCGCACAAAAAGGAATCAGACCTCTCGATGTTTCGAACAGAGTGTTAGTTACTGAGATCAACAAGGATAGACAAAGGTCTCACGAGTTTCTAGATCTCGACTCTGCTGTTACTTACGCCCGAAGAGCACATGAGACTATCTACCCTTCGGAGGAGCAATCCGATGTCAGCCTATGA
- a CDS encoding IS5 family transposase (programmed frameshift): MGVMDRLVLSDAAWERMAPLIIGRPDQKGSTGRDNRMFVEGVLWIVRTGSPWRDLPEAFGEWNSVFRRFSRWSVKGVWWRIFEAMSDDPDFEYLIVDSTIVRAHQHAAGAKKGSEDQALGRSRGGLSTKIHLAVRGLGCPVRFTLTAGQKGDAPQAAALIEGLAAEVVMADTAYDADHLRQAIAAKGALAVIPNNPSRALKYPLDKHLYAQRHLVECCFSKLKQFRRVATRFEKTARNYRAVVTLAAILLWMR; the protein is encoded by the exons TTGGGTGTGATGGACCGGTTGGTTTTGAGCGACGCGGCGTGGGAGCGGATGGCGCCGCTGATCATCGGCCGACCCGACCAGAAGGGTTCGACGGGCCGCGACAATCGGATGTTTGTGGAAGGTGTGCTGTGGATCGTGCGTACGGGCTCTCCCTGGCGTGATCTTCCGGAAGCGTTCGGGGAATGGAACAGTGTATTCCGTCGCTTCAGTAGATGGAGCGTCAAGGGTGTTTGGTGGCGCATCTTTGAGGCGATGTCCGATGATCCGGACTTCGAATATCTGATCGTCGACTCCACCATCGTCCGAGCCCACCAGCACGCTGCCGGGGCCAAAAAA GGGTCTGAAGATCAGGCGCTCGGCCGCTCGCGCGGTGGCCTGAGCACCAAGATACATCTGGCCGTTCGAGGCTTGGGATGTCCCGTGCGGTTCACCCTTACCGCAGGTCAGAAGGGCGATGCACCGCAAGCCGCCGCATTGATCGAGGGATTGGCCGCCGAAGTCGTCATGGCCGATACGGCCTATGACGCCGATCACTTGCGCCAGGCCATCGCTGCCAAAGGCGCGCTCGCCGTCATCCCCAACAATCCGTCACGCGCGCTCAAATATCCGCTCGACAAGCATCTCTATGCCCAGCGCCATCTCGTGGAATGCTGCTTCTCAAAACTCAAGCAATTCCGCCGCGTCGCAACCCGCTTCGAAAAGACCGCCCGAAACTACCGTGCCGTCGTCACTCTCGCAGCCATCCTCTTATGGATGCGGTAA
- a CDS encoding MaoC family dehydratase — protein MPGLYYEDFEVGQEFRHGLSRTVTEMDNTMFSLLTLNPQPLHIDAHFAASTEFGQRIFNSLYTLGIMIGMTVYETTLRTTVANLGMTDITFPKPVFLGDTLRATTKVLSKRESKSRPEAGIVEFEHLALNQRDEVVGTCRRTALMHKKPA, from the coding sequence ATGCCCGGACTGTATTACGAAGATTTCGAAGTCGGTCAGGAATTCAGGCACGGCCTGAGCCGGACCGTCACCGAAATGGACAACACTATGTTCAGCCTTTTAACGCTGAACCCGCAGCCGCTTCATATTGACGCGCATTTCGCGGCCTCGACGGAATTCGGTCAGCGGATTTTCAACAGTCTCTATACGCTCGGAATCATGATCGGCATGACAGTCTATGAAACGACGCTAAGAACCACGGTGGCGAATCTCGGGATGACCGACATCACCTTTCCAAAGCCGGTCTTTCTCGGAGATACGCTGCGGGCTACCACGAAGGTGCTTTCGAAGCGGGAATCGAAATCGCGTCCGGAAGCGGGGATCGTGGAGTTCGAACACCTGGCGCTCAACCAGCGCGACGAGGTAGTGGGAACATGCCGCCGCACAGCGCTGATGCACAAGAAGCCGGCCTAA
- the ectB gene encoding diaminobutyrate--2-oxoglutarate transaminase → MDGVSSEPRKMQAFGALESNVRSYSRSFPAIFSRARGSIMLTEGGQKVIDFLSGAGALNYGHNNHQIKAVITEYLDSDAVVHGLDLATPAKLKFMETFSSIILRNRNLQYRFQFTGPTGANAVEAALKLSRKVTGRQNVISFMRGYHGMSLGAMAATGNRFYRAGSGVPLSGATFMPYDGYLGPAVDTADYLRKVLIDESSGIDCPAAILVETVQGEGGINAASKEWLQSIQAIAREVGAVFVVDDIQMGCGRTGDFFSFEFAALSPDIVVLSKSLSGYGLPLSMLLIREELDVWQPGEHTGTFRGNNLALVSATAAINIYWRCRIFSEEVHRMGELMRSRLEAIAAEHGNNFAVRGRGMALGFDCQKPEIAEATTRKAFDKGLIVERCGPVDQVVKFLPALTIDLETLNHGLDLFEESLAETLK, encoded by the coding sequence ATGGATGGAGTGAGTAGCGAGCCCCGTAAAATGCAGGCATTCGGAGCCCTAGAATCAAACGTCCGCTCGTACTCACGTTCGTTCCCAGCTATTTTCAGTCGAGCCCGCGGCTCGATTATGTTAACGGAGGGAGGCCAAAAGGTCATTGACTTCCTCTCCGGCGCTGGAGCGCTGAACTACGGCCACAACAATCACCAGATCAAAGCTGTTATCACTGAGTATCTAGATTCGGATGCCGTAGTCCACGGCCTTGACTTAGCCACGCCTGCAAAGCTCAAATTTATGGAGACGTTCAGCTCTATCATACTTCGGAATCGGAATCTGCAATACCGGTTCCAATTCACGGGGCCAACAGGTGCCAACGCCGTCGAGGCAGCCTTAAAACTCTCACGCAAAGTTACGGGACGTCAAAACGTCATTTCATTCATGCGCGGATATCATGGTATGAGTTTAGGAGCAATGGCCGCGACTGGAAATCGTTTTTATCGCGCGGGTAGCGGCGTTCCTTTATCGGGGGCAACGTTCATGCCCTATGATGGCTATCTTGGGCCAGCTGTTGATACGGCTGACTACCTGCGAAAGGTATTGATTGACGAGAGCAGTGGGATCGATTGTCCAGCTGCCATTCTCGTCGAAACGGTGCAGGGAGAAGGTGGTATAAATGCAGCTAGTAAGGAATGGTTACAATCAATTCAGGCGATAGCAAGAGAGGTTGGCGCAGTTTTCGTAGTAGATGATATCCAGATGGGCTGTGGCCGCACGGGCGACTTCTTTAGTTTCGAGTTTGCCGCGTTGTCGCCAGACATTGTCGTGCTGTCCAAATCGCTAAGTGGGTACGGTTTGCCACTGTCAATGCTGTTGATAAGAGAGGAGCTCGACGTGTGGCAGCCAGGAGAACACACAGGCACGTTTCGAGGAAACAACCTTGCACTTGTATCAGCAACCGCCGCGATAAATATATATTGGCGCTGCCGGATCTTCTCGGAGGAGGTTCACCGTATGGGAGAACTTATGCGGAGTCGACTTGAGGCCATCGCCGCCGAGCACGGAAACAATTTTGCGGTTCGAGGCAGAGGAATGGCGTTGGGGTTTGATTGCCAAAAGCCCGAAATTGCAGAGGCGACAACACGAAAGGCATTTGACAAGGGATTGATCGTCGAACGATGCGGACCCGTTGATCAGGTCGTAAAATTCTTGCCTGCACTCACGATCGACCTTGAGACACTAAATCACGGCCTCGACCTGTTTGAGGAATCTTTGGCCGAAACGCTGAAATAG